The DNA sequence AGAGGTAGGCGAGCGGTTCCAGGCCCCGCTCCCGCGCCCACTCCTCGCTCGCCAGCAGGACCGTCGCCGCCCCGTCCGTCAGCGGGGTCGAATTGCCCGCCGTCATAGTGGGGTTGGGGCCGTCCACTCCGAACACCGGCTTCAGGCCTGCCAGTTTCTCGGCCGTCGACCCCGGGCGGAGGTTCTGGTCGCGGCCCAGGCCCCGGTACGGAACCACCAGGTCGTCCAGGAAGCCTCGTTCGTACGCGGCTGCCAGGCGCTGGTGGCTCGTGGCGGCCAGCAGGTCCTGCTCCTCCCGGCTCACCTGCCAGCGGCGGGCGGTGACTGCGGCGTGCTCGCCCATCGACAGGCCGGTGCGGGGTTCGGCGTTGCGCGGGATGTCCGGCACGAGGTGGCGGGGGCGGACGGCGGCCAGCGCCTTGAGGCGGGCGCCCGTCGTCCTGGCGCGGCGGGCGGCGAGCAGGATGCGGCGCAGTTCGTCGTTGACGCCGAGCGGGGCGTCGCTGGTGGTGTCGGAGCCGCCCGCGATCGCCGAGTCGACGGACCCGAGCGCGATCGTGTTCGCGGCGGCGATCACCGCCTGGAGGCCCGTGCCGCAGGCCTGTTGGATGTCGTACGCCGGGGTGCGCGGGTCGAGCGCGGAGCCGAGGACCGTCTCCCTCGCCAGGTTGAAGTCACGGCTGTGCTTGAGGACCGCGCCCGCGACGAACACCCCGAGCCGGTCCCCGGCCAGGTTGTATCGGTCCACGAGGCCGTCGAGCGCGGCCGTGAGCAGGTCCTGGTTGGAGGCGGTGGCGTACGGGCCGTCGGATCGGGCGAAGGGGGTACGGCTCCCGCCGATGACCGCCACGCGGCGCGGCTGCGGCAGGGCGAGGGGAAGGGACGGTCGCGGGCTCGTCACCGTGACCATCTCGTCTCGGTCGGTCCGGGATTGTTCATCTCGACCAGCTCCTGACTCTTAAGTAACCTTACTCCAGAGTAAATCTACGACCGAGCAGGGAGTCAGGACAATGGCCGATCGCTATCTGCACCTCACCGGCACAGCACCCGGTCGCTTCCTCACCCGGCGGCTCGGCCTGCCGCAGCCCGCCCCCCTGCGCCGCTGGACCCTGGAGACACCGCGTCTGGACGGGCCCCTGCTGCATCTGACCGCCGGGACCTCGGCGATCCGGGACGGGCTGGCCAAGGTGCTGGCCACGACCGGGCTCGCCATCGAGGAGCGGCCGACGCGGCCGGCCGGGATCGTCCTGGACGCCACCGGGGTTGCCTCCGCCCGGGGCCTCGCCGAGGTGCACGCCGCCCTCCACCCCGTCGTACGGTCGCTGGCTCCCGGTGGCCGGATCGTCGTCGTCGGCACGCCGCCGACCGTGGAGGACCACCATCAGGCCGCTGCCCAGCAGGCGTTGGAGGGTTTCGTCCGGTCACTGGGCAAGGAGGTCCGGCGCGGTTCCACGGTCCAGCTCCTGCGGCTCTCGGCCGACGCGACGCCGGGAGCCGCCGAGTCCACCCTCCGTTTCCTCCTCTCCCCCCGGTCCGCGTACGTCAGCGGCCAGGTGATCGAGCTGACCGCCGCCGCCCCGGGCTCCATGCCCGACTGGGCCGCCCCGCTCGCCGGCCGTACCGCCCTGGTCACGGGCGCGGCCCGGGGCATCGGCGCGTCCGTCGCCTCGGTCCTCGCCCGCGACGGGGCCCAGGTGATCGTGCTGGACGTCCCCGGCGCCCAGGACGACCTGGTGCGCACCGCCGACCGGCTCGGGGCCACCGCGCTGCCGCTGGACATCACCGCGCCCGACGCCGCGGCCC is a window from the Streptomyces sp. MMBL 11-1 genome containing:
- a CDS encoding acetyl-CoA C-acetyltransferase, whose protein sequence is MVTVTSPRPSLPLALPQPRRVAVIGGSRTPFARSDGPYATASNQDLLTAALDGLVDRYNLAGDRLGVFVAGAVLKHSRDFNLARETVLGSALDPRTPAYDIQQACGTGLQAVIAAANTIALGSVDSAIAGGSDTTSDAPLGVNDELRRILLAARRARTTGARLKALAAVRPRHLVPDIPRNAEPRTGLSMGEHAAVTARRWQVSREEQDLLAATSHQRLAAAYERGFLDDLVVPYRGLGRDQNLRPGSTAEKLAGLKPVFGVDGPNPTMTAGNSTPLTDGAATVLLASEEWARERGLEPLAYLSLYETAAVDHVDGDDGLLMAPAYAVPRLLERAGLGIEDFDLYEIHEAFASQVLATLAAWEKQGLAPVDRTRLNVAGSSLATGHPFAATGARIVATLAKLLAERDAPGRGLISICAAGGQGVTAILERP
- a CDS encoding 3-oxoacyl-ACP reductase; translation: MADRYLHLTGTAPGRFLTRRLGLPQPAPLRRWTLETPRLDGPLLHLTAGTSAIRDGLAKVLATTGLAIEERPTRPAGIVLDATGVASARGLAEVHAALHPVVRSLAPGGRIVVVGTPPTVEDHHQAAAQQALEGFVRSLGKEVRRGSTVQLLRLSADATPGAAESTLRFLLSPRSAYVSGQVIELTAAAPGSMPDWAAPLAGRTALVTGAARGIGASVASVLARDGAQVIVLDVPGAQDDLVRTADRLGATALPLDITAPDAAARIAAAAPDGLDVLVHNAGITRDRRLANMPAERWAQVIEVNLDSVLRTTDELLASGALNRGGRIVATASIAGIAGNDGQTNYAASKAGVIGLVRSLGPRAAAEHGVTVNAVAPGFIETRMTAAVPFLIREAGRRMNSLSQGGLPADVAEAVAWFAQPASGAVNGQVLRVCGQSLLGA